The following proteins come from a genomic window of Desmospora profundinema:
- the modA gene encoding molybdate ABC transporter substrate-binding protein, whose translation MSTKRNRFFRWMAVWVSVGMMAACSQEKAPAAPEKEDIELSVFAAASLKDAVTEIQETYKQNQPEVRLVPHFASSGKLQRQIEQGASADLFLSAGKKEMNALLEKDHIDPDHHIDLLENQLTLIVPKQNGNKWTSMEDLTEAERISIGQPDTVPAGSYAKQALEDLGLWEELHSRIVFSGDVRQVLTYVETNNVDAGLVYRTDAQHSNKVTVAATVDPDSHQPIRYPVGVLKASKHPEEARKLYEWLQGEKARAIFEKYGFDAQ comes from the coding sequence ATGAGCACCAAGCGAAATCGTTTTTTTCGGTGGATGGCGGTTTGGGTGAGTGTAGGAATGATGGCAGCGTGCTCTCAAGAAAAAGCACCTGCTGCACCGGAAAAAGAAGACATCGAACTTTCGGTGTTTGCCGCCGCCAGCTTAAAAGATGCCGTAACAGAAATTCAAGAAACCTATAAACAAAATCAACCGGAGGTCCGATTGGTTCCTCATTTTGCATCCTCCGGGAAGCTACAAAGGCAGATCGAACAGGGAGCATCGGCGGATTTGTTCCTCTCTGCCGGAAAAAAAGAGATGAACGCGTTGTTGGAAAAGGATCATATCGATCCGGATCACCACATTGACCTGCTCGAAAATCAGCTAACTTTAATCGTCCCCAAACAAAACGGGAATAAATGGACCAGCATGGAAGATCTCACCGAGGCGGAAAGAATTTCGATCGGACAACCGGACACGGTACCGGCCGGGAGCTATGCCAAACAAGCCCTGGAAGACTTGGGACTATGGGAGGAATTGCATTCCCGAATCGTGTTTTCCGGTGATGTTCGTCAAGTTCTTACCTATGTGGAAACCAACAATGTGGACGCCGGACTCGTTTATCGGACCGACGCCCAACACTCAAACAAAGTCACTGTGGCGGCGACCGTCGATCCGGACAGCCATCAGCCGATTCGTTATCCGGTGGGAGTATTAAAAGCTTCTAAACACCCGGAAGAAGCCCGCAAGTTGTATGAGTGGCTGCAGGGAGAAAAAGCCCGGGCCATCTTTGAAAAATACGGATTTGATGCCCAATGA
- the modB gene encoding molybdate ABC transporter permease subunit encodes MSPDFWSPIRLSLEVASVASILVFGLALAAAGWMKGRTFAGKSALETLWMLPLVLPPSVVGFGLLVMLGRNSTVGQAIEWVFRQPLVFTWWAAVIAAVVVAFPLAYQTIKTGLESVDPDLEDAARSMGAGEIQLLWYISIPLAWRSMITGYTLGFARALGEFGATLMFAGNIPGKTQTLPTAIYIATESGDMMLATYWVAATVLVSFGLLSIVHWLKRRS; translated from the coding sequence ATGAGCCCGGATTTTTGGTCCCCCATTCGCTTATCCCTGGAAGTCGCATCAGTTGCCAGCATTCTCGTTTTTGGGTTGGCATTGGCGGCCGCCGGGTGGATGAAGGGTCGCACATTTGCCGGCAAGTCGGCGTTGGAAACCCTGTGGATGCTGCCGTTGGTATTGCCGCCCTCAGTCGTCGGGTTTGGTTTGTTGGTGATGCTGGGGAGAAACAGTACAGTGGGACAAGCGATCGAGTGGGTATTCCGCCAACCCTTGGTATTTACATGGTGGGCAGCGGTCATCGCCGCAGTGGTTGTTGCGTTTCCGTTGGCCTATCAAACCATCAAAACAGGATTGGAATCCGTTGATCCCGATTTGGAAGATGCTGCCCGGTCCATGGGTGCCGGAGAAATCCAGTTGCTGTGGTATATCAGCATTCCCCTCGCTTGGCGTTCCATGATCACCGGTTATACACTCGGTTTTGCACGGGCACTGGGTGAGTTTGGGGCCACTTTGATGTTTGCCGGAAACATCCCGGGAAAAACACAAACCCTGCCTACTGCCATCTATATCGCCACCGAATCAGGTGATATGATGTTGGCCACTTACTGGGTGGCAGCGACTGTCTTGGTTTCCTTCGGCCTGTTGAGTATCGTCCACTGGTTGAAACGGCGCTCTTAA
- a CDS encoding DoxX family protein, whose protein sequence is MNKWWAYAGWIGIVVIALLFIQAGVLKLIGEQTTVEGFEQMGYPAWFRIAIGVLEITGAIALIIRASSRYGAVLLASIMVGAILSVLLKGQAGEGILPALFLCFLIWIAVVRKPTNRCKSKETMIS, encoded by the coding sequence ATGAATAAGTGGTGGGCATACGCAGGTTGGATCGGAATAGTGGTCATTGCTTTACTCTTTATTCAGGCAGGAGTTCTTAAACTAATCGGTGAACAAACAACCGTGGAGGGCTTCGAGCAGATGGGTTATCCCGCGTGGTTCCGTATCGCAATAGGTGTATTGGAAATTACCGGTGCGATCGCGTTAATCATACGGGCTTCCTCCCGTTACGGAGCAGTGTTATTGGCGTCGATTATGGTCGGTGCCATTCTATCCGTTCTTTTGAAAGGTCAGGCTGGAGAGGGAATCCTGCCCGCTCTTTTTCTTTGCTTTCTTATATGGATCGCAGTAGTAAGAAAACCGACAAATCGTTGCAAATCAAAAGAAACCATGATTTCCTGA
- a CDS encoding CarD family transcriptional regulator, translating to MYGGGFLFEIGDQVVYPMHGAGVIEAIEEKEILGKKQWYYVMKMPVGGVKIMLPRDQVSSVGLRKVVSAGMMDQVLLLFDEVESDSSIAWNQRYRLNMEKIKSGDVYKGAEVIRDLEHICKKRSLGTGDKKLLDDAKRILVSELALVKNLTEEQAASILDEAVHR from the coding sequence TTGTATGGAGGTGGTTTTCTGTTCGAGATTGGGGATCAAGTCGTTTATCCGATGCATGGTGCGGGGGTCATTGAGGCCATTGAAGAAAAAGAGATCTTGGGCAAAAAACAATGGTATTACGTGATGAAGATGCCTGTCGGCGGAGTGAAGATCATGCTTCCTAGGGATCAGGTCTCGTCTGTAGGCTTGCGCAAGGTTGTCAGTGCCGGCATGATGGATCAGGTGTTGCTCCTATTCGACGAAGTGGAATCCGATTCTTCCATTGCTTGGAATCAACGATATCGTTTGAACATGGAGAAAATCAAAAGCGGCGATGTCTACAAAGGAGCAGAAGTGATTCGCGATTTGGAGCACATTTGTAAAAAAAGATCCCTGGGGACAGGAGACAAAAAGCTGTTGGACGATGCCAAACGTATTTTAGTCAGTGAATTGGCTTTAGTAAAGAATTTGACAGAAGAACAAGCGGCTTCTATCTTGGATGAGGCCGTCCATCGATAG
- a CDS encoding cold-shock protein, which produces MIEGTVKWFNAEKGFGFIEVEGRDDVFVHYSAISAEGFKSLDEGDKVQFEITQGNRGDQAQNVVKL; this is translated from the coding sequence ATGATTGAAGGTACCGTGAAGTGGTTCAATGCTGAAAAAGGGTTTGGGTTTATCGAAGTGGAAGGCCGGGACGATGTATTCGTCCATTATTCCGCAATCAGTGCTGAAGGTTTCAAATCCCTGGACGAAGGCGACAAAGTCCAGTTTGAAATCACCCAAGGCAACCGTGGTGACCAAGCTCAAAACGTGGTGAAGCTGTAA
- a CDS encoding pyridoxal phosphate-dependent aminotransferase: MKLSQRVQQLTPSKTIEVTAMAKSLRQQGHDVIGLGAGEPDFNTPEPILEAADRAMREGQTKYTPAGGVSELKDAIIAKFERDNGLTYSRDEVTVTVGAKHALYNLFQVTLDPGDEVIVPAPYWVSYIEQVKLAGGVPVVIESREENGFKVTVEQLKEAITDRTVAFLINSPSNPTGAMYTAEELQSLGEVCRENDLLIFSDEIYEELIYGDQHHVSIATLNGLKDRTVIINGVSKTYSMTGWRIGYAAGDARIIKAMTSLASHSTSNPTSVAQYAALEALNGDQTPVAEMKKAFRERRDYVVERLSRMPGVSVDTPQGAFYVFANVAQAAAEAGFDSVDDWVKAMLEKKKVALVPGSAFGSPDHVRLSYATSMGELEKAMDRMESFIAK; this comes from the coding sequence ATGAAATTGTCTCAACGCGTGCAACAGTTAACCCCTTCCAAAACGATTGAGGTAACAGCCATGGCCAAATCGTTGCGCCAGCAGGGCCACGATGTCATCGGTTTGGGTGCGGGTGAACCGGATTTCAACACTCCCGAACCGATCCTGGAAGCCGCTGACCGCGCTATGCGGGAGGGGCAGACCAAGTATACACCCGCAGGCGGCGTGTCGGAACTGAAGGATGCGATTATCGCCAAGTTCGAGCGGGATAACGGCCTCACCTACAGCCGTGACGAAGTGACGGTGACAGTGGGCGCCAAGCATGCCCTCTACAACTTGTTTCAGGTGACCCTGGATCCGGGAGACGAAGTCATTGTTCCCGCGCCGTACTGGGTGAGCTATATCGAGCAGGTGAAGCTGGCTGGTGGTGTGCCCGTGGTGATTGAGAGCAGGGAGGAAAATGGGTTCAAGGTGACGGTGGAGCAGCTGAAGGAAGCGATTACTGACCGTACCGTGGCCTTTTTGATCAACAGTCCGTCCAACCCCACCGGAGCGATGTATACCGCCGAAGAGTTACAATCACTCGGTGAAGTCTGCCGGGAAAACGACCTTTTGATCTTTTCGGATGAAATCTACGAAGAATTGATTTACGGGGATCAACACCACGTCAGCATCGCTACCCTAAACGGACTGAAGGACCGGACGGTCATCATCAACGGCGTCTCCAAAACCTATTCCATGACGGGGTGGCGGATCGGCTACGCTGCCGGCGACGCCCGCATCATCAAGGCGATGACCAGCTTGGCCAGTCACAGCACTTCCAACCCCACCTCTGTCGCTCAATATGCTGCTCTGGAGGCCCTTAACGGAGACCAGACACCGGTGGCGGAAATGAAAAAAGCCTTCCGCGAGCGGCGCGACTATGTGGTGGAACGATTGAGCCGGATGCCCGGTGTATCCGTTGATACCCCGCAAGGAGCGTTCTACGTGTTTGCCAACGTGGCGCAAGCGGCGGCCGAAGCGGGTTTCGACTCGGTGGATGATTGGGTGAAAGCCATGCTGGAGAAGAAAAAAGTGGCTTTGGTTCCGGGATCCGCTTTTGGCTCTCCTGACCATGTACGTCTCTCTTATGCCACATCCATGGGAGAGCTGGAAAAAGCAATGGATCGCATGGAGTCCTTTATCGCGAAGTGA
- a CDS encoding acetate/propionate family kinase: protein MKVLVINCGSSSIKYELFDMDREDVLAKGLVERIGSDRSILTHRVTDREPWVETAEILDHRQGLNKVLALLVDRESGVLQSVEEVAAVGHRVVHGGESFSESVRIDADVVRAIQENVDLAPLHNPPNLSGIHAARHHLPHAEHVAVFDTAFHQTMPDYAYLYALPRVLYNKHKVRRYGFHGTSHQYVSQQAAALLEQPLETLKLISCHIGNGASCTAIQDGKSVDTSMGMTPLEGLMMGTRCGDIDPAIVPFVMAKEELTLGEVTSMMNKHSGLIGVSGLSSDMREIVEGTFEGNKQAKLALQMYTYRLRKTIGAYAASMDGVDAIIFTAGVGENASLVREWTCRALTYLGVELDKEKNAHLPRGPQVISTPESKVKVLVIPTDEELMIARETKRLVESAL, encoded by the coding sequence GTGAAAGTGCTGGTGATCAACTGCGGCAGTTCGTCGATCAAATACGAGTTGTTCGATATGGATCGGGAAGATGTATTGGCTAAGGGATTGGTGGAGCGCATCGGCTCGGACCGCTCTATTTTGACCCACCGGGTGACGGACCGAGAGCCGTGGGTGGAGACCGCGGAGATCTTGGATCATCGGCAAGGGTTGAATAAGGTACTGGCCCTGTTGGTGGACCGGGAGTCGGGAGTTCTCCAGTCGGTAGAGGAAGTGGCAGCCGTGGGGCACCGGGTGGTGCACGGAGGGGAGTCCTTTTCCGAATCGGTGCGGATTGATGCCGATGTGGTGAGGGCCATACAGGAGAATGTGGACCTGGCTCCGCTACATAACCCCCCGAATCTGTCGGGAATCCATGCTGCCCGTCATCACCTGCCCCATGCGGAGCACGTGGCGGTGTTCGATACGGCGTTTCATCAGACCATGCCGGACTATGCTTATCTTTACGCGTTGCCTCGGGTGCTGTACAACAAGCACAAGGTACGCCGTTACGGATTCCACGGGACATCACACCAATATGTGTCGCAACAAGCGGCCGCTCTGTTGGAACAGCCTCTGGAAACCTTAAAGCTGATCTCCTGTCATATTGGAAACGGGGCCAGCTGTACCGCCATTCAAGACGGCAAATCGGTGGACACCAGTATGGGGATGACTCCTCTGGAAGGATTGATGATGGGGACGCGCTGCGGGGATATCGATCCGGCCATTGTTCCGTTTGTCATGGCCAAGGAGGAGCTGACCCTGGGGGAAGTGACCTCCATGATGAACAAACACAGCGGTCTCATTGGTGTGTCGGGCCTCTCCAGTGATATGCGGGAGATCGTGGAAGGTACGTTTGAAGGCAACAAGCAAGCCAAACTGGCTCTTCAGATGTATACGTATCGCTTGCGAAAAACCATCGGCGCATATGCAGCCTCGATGGACGGAGTGGACGCGATTATCTTTACCGCCGGAGTGGGGGAGAACGCATCGCTGGTCCGGGAATGGACCTGCCGCGCACTAACCTACCTCGGGGTAGAACTGGATAAGGAGAAAAATGCTCACCTTCCCCGCGGTCCTCAGGTGATTAGCACGCCGGAATCAAAGGTGAAGGTGTTGGTTATTCCCACAGATGAGGAATTGATGATTGCTCGTGAGACAAAACGACTGGTGGAAAGCGCATTGTAA
- a CDS encoding 3-hydroxyacyl-CoA dehydrogenase family protein gives MSDIQHIVVYGGGTMGQGIAELLSTKGFEVSVIEKTQALAEQARHFIELSLDKQLSKWGITQAEKKAILSRIHFTDEDTPLHHADLVIETITEDLEAKKEVFDRCDRLCPADTILASNTSTLSLTELAAVTRRPERVIGLHFVHPTTRVDLVEVVRGLKTSPETVDEVKALLEQIHLVGVEVYESPGFVTTRLIVILINEALYTLMEGVASPEAIDTAMKRGYQFAYGPLEMADRFGLDSVLAAMERLFREYGDNKFRPAPLLKKMVRAGHLGVKTGEGFFRYDEDGDRIGKEGPR, from the coding sequence AATCGCGGAGTTGTTGTCCACGAAAGGTTTTGAGGTGAGTGTAATCGAAAAAACACAAGCGCTGGCGGAACAGGCGCGTCACTTCATTGAGTTGAGTCTGGACAAGCAGCTTTCCAAATGGGGAATTACCCAGGCGGAGAAAAAAGCGATTCTTTCCCGCATTCATTTTACCGATGAAGATACACCGCTTCATCACGCCGATCTGGTAATTGAAACCATTACGGAGGATTTGGAAGCCAAAAAAGAAGTGTTTGACCGCTGCGACCGCTTGTGTCCTGCAGACACGATATTGGCCAGCAATACCTCCACTTTAAGTTTAACCGAATTGGCGGCCGTCACTCGGCGCCCCGAACGGGTGATCGGCCTTCATTTTGTTCACCCCACGACCCGTGTGGATCTGGTGGAGGTGGTCCGCGGGTTGAAGACGAGTCCGGAAACCGTGGACGAAGTGAAAGCGCTGCTGGAACAAATTCATCTGGTTGGGGTGGAGGTATACGAATCCCCCGGCTTTGTGACGACACGGCTGATTGTCATCCTGATCAATGAAGCGTTATACACCTTGATGGAAGGGGTGGCTTCGCCGGAAGCGATCGATACGGCGATGAAGCGCGGATATCAGTTTGCATACGGTCCGTTGGAAATGGCGGACCGTTTTGGGTTGGATTCGGTTCTGGCGGCGATGGAACGACTGTTCCGAGAATATGGAGACAACAAGTTCCGGCCCGCTCCGCTTCTGAAGAAGATGGTGCGGGCGGGACACTTGGGTGTGAAAACAGGAGAAGGGTTTTTCCGGTATGACGAAGACGGGGATCGTATCGGGAAGGAGGGACCGCGGTGA